Proteins encoded together in one Urocitellus parryii isolate mUroPar1 chromosome 3, mUroPar1.hap1, whole genome shotgun sequence window:
- the Fzd10 gene encoding frizzled-10, whose product MQRPGPCLWLVLQVMGSCAAISSMDMERPGDGKCQPIEIPMCKDIGYNMTRMPNLMGHENQREAAIQLHEFAPLVEYGCHGHLRFFLCSLYAPMCTEQVSTPIPACRVMCEQARLKCSPIMEQFNFKWPDSLDCSKLPNKNDPNYLCMEAPNNGSEEPSRGSGMFPPLFRPQRPHSAQEHHLKDGSSGRAGCDNPGKFHHVEKSASCAPLCTPGVDVYWSRADKRFAVVWLAVWSVLCFFSSAFTVLTFLIDPARFRYPERPIIFLSMCYCVYSVGYIIRLFAGAESIACDRDSGQLYVIQEGLESTGCTLVFLVLYYFGMASSLWWVVLTLTWFLAAGKKWGHEAIEAHSSYFHLAAWAIPAVKTILILVMRRVAGDELTGVCYVGSMDVNALTGFVLVPLACYLIIGTSFILSGFVALFHIRRVMKTGGENTDKLEKLMVRIGVFSVLYTVPATCVIACYLYERLNMDYWKMLASQHKCRVNNQTKALDCLMAASIPAVEIFMVKVSMLLVVGITSGVWIWTSKTLQSWQQVCSRRLKRKSRRKPASVIASGGIYKKAQHPQKPHLGKYEIPPQPPACV is encoded by the coding sequence ATGCAGCGCCCGGGTCCCTGCCTGTGGCTGGTGCTGCAGGTGATGGGTTCGTGCGCCGCCATCAGCTCCATGGACATGGAGCGACCTGGTGACGGCAAGTGCCAGCCTATAGAGATCCCGATGTGCAAGGACATTGGCTACAACATGACCCGCATGCCCAACCTGATGGGCCATGAAAACCAGCGCGAGGCCGCCATCCAGCTGCACGAGTTTGCGCCGCTGGTGGAGTACGGCTGCCATGGCCACCTCCGCTTCTTCCTGTGCTCGCTGTACGCTCCGATGTGCACCGAGCAGGTCTCCACGCCCATTCCTGCCTGCCGGGTCATGTGCGAGCAGGCCCGGCTCAAGTGCTCGCCCATCATGGAGCAGTTCAACTTCAAGTGGCCCGACTCCCTGGACTGCAGTAAGCTCCCCAACAAGAATGACCCCAACTACCTGTGCATGGAGGCGCCCAACAACGGCTCAGAGGAGCCCAGCCGGGGCTCAGGCATGTTCCCGCCGCTCTTCAGGCCACAGCGGCCCCACAGCGCGCAGGAGCACCACCTGAAAGACGGGAGCTCTGGGCGCGCCGGCTGCGACAACCCCGGCAAGTTCCATCACGTGGAGAAGAGCGCGTCGTGCGCTCCGCTCTGCACGCCGGGCGTGGACGTGTACTGGAGCCGCGCCGACAAGCGCTTCGCGGTGGTCTGGCTGGCCGTCTGGTCCGTGCTGTGCTTCTTCTCCAGTGCCTTCACCGTGCTCACCTTCCTCATCGACCCGGCTCGCTTCCGGTACCCCGAGCGCCCCATCATCTTCCTCTCCATGTGCTACTGCGTCTACTCCGTGGGCTACATCATCCGCCTCTTTGCAGGCGCGGAGAGCATCGCCTGCGACCGGGACAGCGGTCAGCTCTACGTGATTCAGGAGGGACTGGAGAGCACCGGCTGCACCCTTGTCTTCCTGGTGCTGTACTACTTCGGCATGGCCAGCTCGCTGTGGTGGGTGGTCCTGACGCTCACCTGGTTCCTGGCAGCTGGCAAGAAGTGGGGACACGAGGCCATTGAGGCCCACAGCAGCTACTTCCACCTGGCGGCCTGGGCCATCCCGGCGGTGAAGACCATCCTGATCCTGGTGATGCGTAGGGTGGCCGGGGATGAGCTCACGGGAGTGTGCTACGTGGGCAGCATGGACGTCAACGCCCTCACGGGCTTCGTGCTGGTCCCCCTGGCTTGCTACCTCATCATCGGCACTTCCTTCATCCTCTCGGGCTTCGTGGCTTTGTTCCACATCCGGAGGGTGATGAAGACCGGCGGGGAGAACACAGACAAGCTGGAGAAGCTCATGGTGCGCATCGGGGTCTTCTCCGTGCTCTACACCGTGCCGGCCACCTGTGTGATCGCCTGTTACTTATACGAGCGCCTCAACATGGACTACTGGAAGATGCTGGCCTCACAGCACAAGTGCAGGGTCAACAACCAGACCAAGGCGCTGGACTGCCTGATGGCCGCCTCCATCCCCGCTGTGGAGATCTTCATGGTGAAGGTCTCCATGCTGCTGGTGGTGGGCATTACCAGTGGCGTGTGGATCTGGACTTCCAAGACCCTGCAGTCTTGGCAGCAGGTCTGCAGCCGCAGGTTAAAGAGGAAAAGCCGCCGGAAACCCGCCAGCGTCATCGCCAGCGGTGGGATTTACAAAAAAGCGCAGCATCCCCAGAAACCTCATCTTGGGAAATACGAGATCCCGCCCCAGCCTCCTGCCTGTGTGTGA